The Henckelia pumila isolate YLH828 chromosome 2, ASM3356847v2, whole genome shotgun sequence genome includes a window with the following:
- the LOC140884711 gene encoding cysteine-tryptophan domain-containing zinc finger protein 7-like — protein sequence MEETELEEGEALCYNGVEEDSRIDPDVALSYIGEKLQDVLGHFQKDFEGGVSAENLGAKFGGYGSFLPTYQRSPSRSHANTAPEVHKNSMPNSRFHSEDQRRNSSASRSVSPTAKLHDASGKTMLMGNSLKVDVDLPLRQVNESSLNRGVSRKSVKTSDQRILKVRIKVGSDNFSTQKNADIYNGLGLVVSPSSLLDENPATSKPTSRNLLDLKEGSPISILQTMTSFYGGLPLSPLSEDLVHLMEKRKLGVVGESEFDKMGAKKSGMLVNGSLSSRSDQKVTEGKKLKPSVRESSLTELKNHKRSSDKNNSVSALKKENETDLDTVECDELVSHALKLPLLSNSHYTSDVVIGTNGDLTSSGMSGKKCLETEPARDICKAEKLTRSLGLSTGVSESKKGKSDSRITACSLRDVHKTENTHASGEYKSNESKGTKGYSAEPIDPLKQFPVQKEGSGSEKGSKSALEKSSSGAQRKLIRVPSISSKVAYMSKDKLKVDFSLTSKKGKNSHPDSDSLMSKNDSHDLRKQKHGDLGFENDDESISGEMSSTERMKDRQRMGRISESNYHDGLKDNCNNKVNSENPHSLEIYSTSASNRTPPPGNGPSSEAPTRMAAPLNEDWVSCDKCGKWRLLPLGTNPKSLPNKWLCRMLTWLPGMNRCSVPEEETSNALRALYQPSASVQHNQIHDSLATPVTVPSVQTHDDNKQESLVNCSDTAMNPKTRSKRESDLDISRASKRLKENEQFDYEKGISDHGGASTKAVSSISSLNPTTHAPSTSEYCLLHSSIRDNKDSIRKRTEDHHGSQSHMKPLSFSGHCQQSSGEFVDAMCESDHKKEKKARFSNSRDQQNGHCLSNSQAEDCLKGERSLVRSSVTANSSSSKVSGSSKHKTCAQEVKGSPVESVSSYPLRFSNADKATSTRENLIGKDDFQDSHSLTGMSPKRFSAGEDDRGNDQTGMVKKDADVCGVPLVQDNHSPSEKYSFEQCQMEGKSNPGLDHGGVSHLKKREKGLASHKDKTRTSGSDSGKEKIKAPDSSHDYLYLGRDEKYKNRRNKFDDESSPPGKAEKFVCKKDIAGGNLSDNNAGRGQIKYDGRDGQEVAIKRHNLLQEHDDKKLRKKSDQVEVNGNGNSLSLPPLARIQTETVASLQPVSGSQKENVEKTAFGNGDALKASKQSMKPENQSVQPSSSRNPKLHKARDADVPSPVRRDSNSLAANNALKEAKDLKHLADRLKHSGSGESNGLYFEASLKFLHAASLLESGSTEGSKHNDAHSMNIYSSTAKLCEFCAREYEKSKDMATAALAYKCTEVAYMRVVYSSHSRASRDRNDLQTSLQIFPPGDSPSSSASDVDNLNHASTDNSAGLTKVGEPGSHVITSQNRSGFLRLLNFAQDITFALEASRKSRNAYAAASSKLGETLHKDGITSLKKALDFNFQDVQGLLRLVRVSMEAINS from the exons ATGGAAGAGACAGAGCTTGAAGAAGGCGAGGCACTGTGCTATAATGGTGTAGAGGAAGATTCCAGGATTGACCCTGATGTAGCTCTCTCGTACATT GGGGAGAAACTCCAAGATGTGTTGGGGCATTTCCAGAAAGATTTTGAAGGTGGTGTTTCAGCTGAGAATTTGG GTGCAAAATTTGGAGGCTATGGTTCCTTTTTACCTACTTATCAGCGATCACCATCTAGGTCCCATGCAAATACTGCACCAGAGGTTCACAAAAATAGTATGCCAAACTCCAGGTTTCATTCGGAG GATCAGAGACGAAACTCATCAGCTTCAAGAAGTGTTTCACCGACTGCAAAGCTTCATGATGCTTCAGGAAAAACGATGTTGATGGGAAATTCCTTGAAAGTAGATGTAGACTTACCACTTAGACAAGTTAATGAATCCAGTTTAAACCGCGGAGTTTCCAGGAAATCCGTCAAGACTTCTGATCAGAGAATTCTGAAGGTCCGAATCAAAGTTGGATCTGATAATTTTTCGACACAAAAGAATGCTGATATCTACAATGGACTTGGTCTTGTAGTTTCTCCATCTTCTTTGTTAGATGAGAATCCTGCCACTAGTAAACCAACTAGTCGTAATCTTTTGGATTTGAAGGAGGGCTCTCCAATCAGTATTCTTCAG ACGATGACATCCTTTTATGGTGGTCTACCTCTGTCTCCCCTATCAGAGGATTTGGTTCATCTGATGGAAAAAAGAAAGCTTGGGGTAGTTGGTGAATCCGAATTCGACAAGATGGGCGCTAAGAAATCTGGGATGTTGGTAAATGGATCTCTTTCTAGTAGGAGTGATCAAAAAGTTACAGAGGGGAAAAAATTGAAGCCATCTGTAAGGGAGTCATCTTTAACCGAATTAAAGAATCATAAGAGAAGCAGTGACAAGAATAATTCCGTTTCTGCTCTGAAGAAGGAAAATGAAACTGATCTCGACACAGTAGAATGTGATGAACTTGTATCCCATGCTTTGAAACTTCCACTTTTATCGAATTCACACTACACCAGTGATGTGGTAATTGGGACGAATGGAGATTTAACCTCCTCTGGAATGTCAGGGAAGAAATGTTTGGAAACTGAACCTGCTCGAGATATTTGCAAAGCTGAAAAGTTAACTAGAAGTCTGGGATTGTCAACTGGGGTTTCAGAAAGTAAAAAAGGAAAATCTGACAGCAGAATCACTGCTTGCTCTCTGCGTGATGTACATAAAACAGAAAACACTCATGCTTCAGGTGAATATAAGTCAAATGAATCTAAGGGAACAAAAGGCTACAGTGCTGAACCGATTGATCCCTTGAAACAGTTTCCTGTTCAGAAGGAAGGATCTGGCAGCGAGAAAGGTTCAAAATCAGCTCTCGAGAAGTCATCTTCTGGGGCCCAAAGGAAGCTGATAAGAGTTCCCAGCATAAGTTCTAAAGTTGCATATATGTCAAAAGATAAGTTGAAGGTCGATTTTTCTTTGACTTCTAAAAAGGGGAAGAACTCTCATCCTGACAGTGACAGTCTAATGTCCAAAAATGATTCACATGATCTGCGAAAGCAAAAACATGGAGACTTGGGATTCGAAAATGATGACGAATCCATTTCAGGTGAAATGTCATCTACTGAAAGGATGAAGGATCGTCAACGTATGGGTAGAATAAGTGAGAGCAATTACCATGACGGATTAAAAGATAATTGTAATAATAAAGTAAACTCTGAAAATCCACATTCTTTGGAAATATACTCCACGTCGGCTTCTAATAGAACCCCTCCTCCTGGAAATGGGCCGAGTTCTGAAGCTCCAACCAGAATGGCCGCTCCTCTTAATGAAGATTGGGTGTCCTGTGACAAGTGTGGGAAGTGGAGACTTCTTCCTCTGGGTACAAATCCCAAGAGTCTTCCAAATAAATGGCTTTGTAGGATGCTTACATGGCT GCCTGGGATGAACCGATGTAGTGTCCCGGAGGAGGAGACAAGTAATGCATTAAGGGCCCTTTACCAACCTTCTGCTTCAGTTCAGCACAACCAGATACACGATTCTCTTGCAACTCCTGTAACGGTGCCCTCAGTTCAGACACACGATGATAATAAGCAAGAGTCCCTTGTCAATTGTTCTGATACAG CTATGAACCCGAAGACGAGGAGCAAGCGAGAGTCTGATTTGGATATTTCAAGAGCATCTAAAAGACTAAAGGAAAATGAGCAGTTTGATTATGAAAAAGGGATTTCTGATCATGGTGGGGCTTCCACAAAAGCAGTTAGCTCTATTAGCAGTTTGAACCCAACAACACATGCTCCTAGTACATCAGAATATTGTCTGCTGCATTCAAGCATACGTGATAACAAGGATTCCATTAGGAAGAGGACAGAAGATCATCATGGTTCTCAAAgtcatatgaagccactttcaTTTTCAGGACACTGCCAACAAAGCTCTGGTGAATTTGTGGATGCAATGTGTGAAAGTGACcataagaaagaaaaaaaagctAGATTTTCCAATTCTAGGGATCAGCAAAATGGTCATTGTCTAAGCAATTCTCAGGCTGAAGATTGTTTGAAAGGTGAAAGGAGTTTGGTTCGATCGTCTGTTACTGCCAATTCAAGTTCTTCCAAGGTATCTGGCTCAAGTAAACATAAAACCTGTGCCCAGGAAGTTAAAGGGTCCCCAGTTGAATCAGTGTCGTCATATCCTTTGAGATTTTCTAATGCTGATAAGGCCACTTCTACAAGAGAGAACCTCATTGGAAAAGATGATTTTCAGGATTCTCACTCCCTCACTGGCATGAGCCCGAAAAGGTTTTCAGCTGGCGAAGATGACAGAGGGAATGATCAAACAGGGATGGTGAAAAAAGATGCAGATGTGTGTGGCGTTCCCTTAGTTCAAGATAATCATAGTCCTTCTGAGAAGTATTCTTTTGAGCAATGCCAAATGGAGGGAAAATCAAATCCAGGCCTTGATCATGGTGGTGTATCTCACTTGAAGAAGCGGGAGAAGGGGCTGGCTTCACATAAAGATAAGACTAGGACGTCTGGATCTGACTCcggtaaagaaaaaattaagGCGCCTGACTCTTCACATGATTACTTGTATCTAGGACGTGACGAGAAGTATAAGAATCGAAGAAACAAATTTGATGATGAATCCAGCCCCCCAGGTAAGGCCGAAAAGTTTGTTTGCAAGAAAGATATTGCTGGAGGAAATTTAAGTGACAACAATGCAGGAAGAGGTCAGATAAAATATGACGGTCGCGATGGCCAAGAAGTTGCCATAAAAAGGCATAATCTTCTGCAGGAACACGATGACAAGAAATTACGCAAGAAAAGTGACCAGGTTGAGGTCAATGGTAATGGTAACTCACTCTCACTTCCACCCTTGGCAAGAATTCAGACTGAAACAGTTGCTAGTCTCCAGCCTGTCTCTGGATCTCAGAAAGAAAACGTTGAAAAAACTGCATTTGGTAATGGTGATGCATTAAAGGCATCAAAACAGAGCATGAAACCTGAGAACCAGAGTGTTCAACCCAGTAGCTCTAGGAATCCAAAATTGCACAAGGCTCGAGATGCTGATGTCCCAAGTCCTGTTCGAAGGGATTCCAATAGTCTGGCTGCTAATAATGCTTTGAAAGAGGCAAAGGACCTCAAACACCTGGCTGATCGTCTCAAG CATTCTGGATCAGGTGAAAGTAACGGGTTATACTTCGAAGCTTCCCTCAAATTTCTACATGCCGCCTCATTGTTAGAATCTGGAAGCACTGAAGGCTCGAAGCATAATGATGCGCACTCAATGAATATATACAGCAGCACGGCAAAGCTTTGCGA GTTTTGTGCTCGTGAATATGAAAAGTCGAAAGACATGGCTACTGCTGCTTTGGCATATAAATGCACGGAGGTTGCATATATGCGAGTAGTTTACTCTTCACATTCCAGAGCAAGCAGAGACAGGAATGATTTGCAAACTTCTTTGCAGATTTTTCCCCCAG GTGACTCTCCTTCTTCCTCTGCTTCTGATGTGGACAACTTAAACCATGCGTCTACAGACAATTCTGCCGGCTTAACCAAGGTTGGAGAGCCTGGAAGCCATGTCATCACTTCACAAAATCGGTCTGGTTTCTTGCGGCTTCTCAACTTT gcTCAGGATATTACCTTTGCATTGGAAGCCTCAAGGAAATCAAGAAATGCTTATGCTGCTGCTAGTTCAAAACTCGGAGAAACCCTGCATAAAGATGGTATCACTTCCCTAAAAAAGGCACTTGATTTTAACTTCCAAGATGTACAAGGTTTACTGCGCCTTGTTCGAGTCTCAATGGAAGCCATAAATAGTTGA
- the LOC140884712 gene encoding rapid alkalinization factor, whose amino-acid sequence MAKSTFLLLLSAVLVFTLLHRSADAGGDGDFSWIPVNKPATCRGSIAECMADSGGEFEMDSEVNRRILATTKYISYGALQANRVPCSRRGASYYNCQPGAQANPYTRSCSAATQCRS is encoded by the coding sequence ATGGCCAAATCTACATTTCTCCTCCTCCTCTCCGCCGTGTTAGTATTCACCCTCCTCCATCGATCCGCCGATGCAGGCGGAGACGGCGACTTCAGCTGGATTCCGGTCAATAAGCCCGCTACCTGCCGAGGATCTATAGCTGAGTGCATGGCCGACAGCGGCGGCGAGTTCGAGATGGATTCGGAAGTCAATCGGCGTATTCTAGCAACCACAAAGTACATCAGCTACGGAGCGCTGCAGGCGAACAGAGTCCCATGCTCAAGGAGAGGCGCGTCGTACTACAACTGCCAGCCAGGTGCGCAAGCTAATCCATACACTCGATCGTGCTCCGCCGCCACGCAGTGCAGGAGTTAA